The nucleotide window CCTTGTTGGACCAGAACCAGAATTCGACGGCGTCAAGACCGGCCGTCTTGGCTAGGCGAATACGGTTAGCGAAGTCGTCGCTGGCCTCGGAAAACAGCCATTCAATGCAGGCAGACAGTATCATCTCGACCCAATAGGTTCGCGTTCAACGATAATCGATCAGGACCTGCATGACCTCGGGCGAACCCTGATCGAGCAGGCTATAACCTTGCGCCGCTTCGGCAAGCGGCACGCGGTGAGTAATGAAGCCCTTGAGGTCGGGGGCCAGGGCAGAGAGATATTCCAGCGCAATTGTGCCACGTCGCTCCACAGACCAGAGTGGTCCGAGGAAAGGGTTCACCGCACCCACCTGCGATGAGATGATACGCGGCCGATTGTGGTGAAATTCGCCCGATAGACTGAGGCCTTCAAAAGTCCCGCCATACCAGGACATGGCGACCACCGTGCCGTTGAAGCCGGCAATACGGATGGCTTCATTGAGCGCAGGAGCGGCACCTGACACCTCAATCACCGTGTCCGCGCCGCGACCCTGCGTGAGGTCGCGTACCTGTTCGGCAATTTCCCCCGACGCCGGGTCGATCACCGTTGTCGCTCCGCCCGCAAGAGCGGCTTGCCGCCGTCCTGCAATGCCATCGACGGCGATGATCTGTCGGGCCCCATTGCGCCGTAGCAGCCGCGTGACCAACTGCCCTATCACACCCAATCCGCTGACCACCACGTCAGCGCCCAGCGCGATATTGGCGTCTAGCAGGCCATTATAGGCGGTGTTGAGATTGGCAAAGAAAACACCGATCTCAGGATCGTCGATATCGCCCAACGGCACAACGGCTTTCGCGTCAATAACCGCATTCCGGCCATGCGGCACGTAGGCAAATACCAGTTCGCCCTTCGCGAGATGGATGACGCCTGCACCCAAAGTGGCGATGCGGCCCACCGCTGCATAGCCGTAGCGCGCTGGCCAGTGCCAGTCCGATCCATTGGCATCCGAGAATAGACGCGTTTTCGGGTGCATGGATTGACGCCATTGCGGCGCGAGACCACGAAATACATTCAGCTCTGTGCCCGCGCTGATGCCAGAGACCACCAGATCGAGCTGCACTTCGCCCGGTCCGGGGGCAGCAAGCTCTTCGGAGCGCACCTCAACAGCGCGCGGACCGGTAAAATAGAGCGATTGGGTCGTCACGGACACGTTCGTCACCCCTTGATGCCGCCAGCGGTCAGGCCACCGACAAGTTGATTGCGGAAGAGAAGAAACAACAGGACCGTCGGCGCCGCGATAACCACGCCGCCGGCCATGACCACCCCCCAGCTGAATGAATAGGGGTCAAACAGGGTCTGCAGGGCCAGCGGCAAGGTCTTGACCTCGGTGCTCGTGATGACCGCCAAGGCCAGCAGATATTCTCCCCAGGACAGGACAAAAGCAAATGTGCCTACGGCCACGACGGCCGGACGGATCAGAGGCAGGGTGATGCGTACCATAGCCCCGAGTTGGGACGAGCCATCGATGACCGCCGCCTCTTCGAGTTCGCGC belongs to Devosia sp. XK-2 and includes:
- a CDS encoding zinc-binding alcohol dehydrogenase, with the translated sequence MSVTTQSLYFTGPRAVEVRSEELAAPGPGEVQLDLVVSGISAGTELNVFRGLAPQWRQSMHPKTRLFSDANGSDWHWPARYGYAAVGRIATLGAGVIHLAKGELVFAYVPHGRNAVIDAKAVVPLGDIDDPEIGVFFANLNTAYNGLLDANIALGADVVVSGLGVIGQLVTRLLRRNGARQIIAVDGIAGRRQAALAGGATTVIDPASGEIAEQVRDLTQGRGADTVIEVSGAAPALNEAIRIAGFNGTVVAMSWYGGTFEGLSLSGEFHHNRPRIISSQVGAVNPFLGPLWSVERRGTIALEYLSALAPDLKGFITHRVPLAEAAQGYSLLDQGSPEVMQVLIDYR